One Pelagicoccus enzymogenes DNA segment encodes these proteins:
- a CDS encoding FG-GAP repeat domain-containing protein: protein MLRVLWFSLFAFGESVASGSELVPRKVELANAERPWVTDLTVADVDGDGHVDVVYCEGQANFVGILRGEGTGLFSRLDKVEGVEGPAHVEAVDIDKDGDLDLLIACMGWIFPNNDKIGSVLVLENLGDGEFAKRVLLEGVSRVTDVQAGDVDGDGRLDLAIAQFGYHEGEARLMRNLGNWNFSSEILTKQAGAIHSPIADIDGDGDLDVVTLVSQHWEEVQVYVNEGGAMQQNIIFASPNEDYGSSGIAIHDLDQDGDLDILYANGDGFDYAIPGSRPWHGVQWLENLGAGSFGYRRIGDFAGAYSPVALDVDGDGDLDVVASSCFNDWTQPDSYSLALFENDGAQNFSAKPLAATPTHIVDVEVCDLDGDGSYELVTGGFHAYPPWDHVSAITVWKWENTGEASE, encoded by the coding sequence TTGCTCCGCGTTCTGTGGTTTTCCCTGTTCGCTTTTGGGGAATCGGTTGCTTCCGGTTCCGAGCTCGTTCCGCGCAAAGTTGAGCTTGCGAATGCGGAGAGGCCTTGGGTCACGGATCTGACGGTGGCGGACGTCGACGGGGATGGGCATGTGGATGTCGTCTATTGCGAAGGGCAGGCGAACTTCGTGGGAATTTTGAGAGGAGAAGGGACGGGGCTTTTTTCGAGGCTGGACAAAGTGGAAGGCGTTGAAGGGCCCGCTCACGTGGAGGCGGTCGATATCGACAAGGATGGTGACCTGGACCTCTTGATCGCCTGCATGGGTTGGATTTTTCCCAACAACGACAAGATCGGTTCGGTGTTGGTTTTGGAGAATTTGGGCGACGGCGAATTTGCGAAACGGGTGCTGCTCGAAGGAGTGTCTCGCGTGACGGACGTACAGGCAGGGGATGTGGATGGTGATGGCCGGCTTGACTTGGCCATCGCCCAGTTCGGTTATCACGAAGGCGAAGCTCGACTGATGAGAAATCTAGGTAACTGGAATTTCTCGAGCGAGATTTTGACCAAGCAAGCAGGGGCAATTCATTCGCCGATCGCGGATATCGATGGGGACGGTGATCTAGACGTTGTGACATTGGTTTCGCAGCATTGGGAAGAAGTCCAAGTCTACGTAAATGAAGGTGGGGCGATGCAACAGAATATCATTTTCGCGTCTCCAAACGAAGACTACGGAAGCAGCGGCATTGCTATCCATGACTTGGACCAGGATGGAGATCTAGATATTCTCTACGCGAATGGTGACGGTTTTGACTACGCCATTCCCGGATCCCGCCCATGGCACGGCGTGCAGTGGCTGGAAAACTTAGGAGCAGGAAGTTTTGGATACAGAAGGATCGGCGACTTTGCTGGAGCCTACAGCCCGGTAGCACTCGATGTGGATGGAGATGGGGATTTGGATGTTGTCGCCTCGAGTTGCTTTAATGACTGGACTCAGCCTGATTCCTATTCGTTGGCTTTGTTTGAGAACGATGGTGCCCAGAACTTCAGCGCAAAACCTTTGGCTGCCACTCCTACCCATATTGTGGATGTAGAGGTTTGCGATCTGGATGGAGACGGAAGCTATGAGCTTGTCACAGGAGGTTTTCATGCGTATCCGCCTTGGGATCACGTGAGTGCGATCACCGTTTGGAAATGGGAGAACACGGGTGAAGCGTCCGAGTAA
- a CDS encoding sulfatase-like hydrolase/transferase — translation MSPNPKRSSGKGLASAAIAFIASLCVSASTLHSDKPNIIFILTDDLGFNQIGAYGNTPIQTPNIDKLAAEGVLFTHAYSGNTVCSPSRVSLFTGRDGRLMDNNSNTVKLKAYDQTIAHVLKYGGYDTALFGKYSIGPEMGVTDPLAMGFDTWYGMYTILEGHRQYPHFLWRDGVKIRLEENEGGKQGAYAQELFTKEAINYIEQERENPFFVFLSYSSPHAELAAPEKYVSQYDGKFDEKPYLGMSTGKEVEKYGSYYPAPVEKPNATLAGMVAALDDYIGQIMRTLEEKGVAENTIIFFSSDNGPHDEGGASPDYFQASAPYKGMKRDVYDGGIHVPMIVHWPAAIKEARVDDTPWAFADVFPTFADLAGVDINVVPRLKVNGVSISQRLKDDPEEMPERLLYWEFGKQAGDPNSGIIGEVFQAARRGPWKAVRYGLDSPVELYNIIEDPSESKDLAQKHPQIHHEFVELFEKYKD, via the coding sequence ATGAGCCCTAACCCAAAAAGATCCAGCGGCAAAGGCCTCGCAAGCGCGGCGATCGCGTTCATTGCCTCGCTTTGCGTATCCGCAAGCACCTTACACTCAGATAAGCCGAATATTATCTTCATCCTAACCGACGACTTAGGCTTCAACCAAATCGGAGCTTACGGAAACACCCCCATCCAGACGCCAAACATAGATAAGCTCGCTGCTGAAGGCGTGCTCTTCACTCACGCCTACTCTGGGAATACCGTCTGCTCTCCCTCTCGCGTGTCGCTCTTCACTGGCCGCGACGGTCGCCTGATGGACAACAACTCCAACACCGTAAAGCTCAAAGCCTACGACCAAACGATCGCTCATGTGCTCAAATACGGCGGCTACGATACAGCCTTGTTCGGCAAGTACTCCATCGGCCCGGAAATGGGCGTAACGGATCCCCTAGCCATGGGCTTCGATACTTGGTACGGCATGTATACGATCTTAGAAGGGCACCGCCAATACCCTCACTTCCTCTGGCGCGACGGTGTCAAAATCCGCCTCGAGGAGAACGAGGGGGGCAAGCAGGGAGCCTATGCCCAAGAACTTTTCACCAAAGAGGCGATTAACTACATCGAACAAGAGCGAGAGAACCCCTTCTTTGTTTTCCTCTCCTATTCATCCCCTCACGCCGAACTGGCCGCTCCCGAAAAATACGTTTCGCAGTACGACGGTAAGTTTGACGAAAAGCCCTACCTCGGGATGTCTACCGGCAAGGAAGTCGAAAAGTACGGATCCTACTATCCAGCTCCCGTGGAAAAGCCCAACGCCACGCTCGCTGGCATGGTGGCTGCCCTTGACGATTACATCGGACAAATCATGCGCACCCTCGAAGAAAAGGGCGTCGCTGAGAATACGATCATCTTCTTCTCCTCCGACAACGGCCCGCACGACGAAGGGGGAGCCAGTCCGGATTATTTCCAAGCCTCTGCTCCCTACAAAGGGATGAAGCGAGACGTCTACGACGGCGGTATCCACGTTCCCATGATCGTACATTGGCCAGCAGCCATCAAGGAAGCGCGCGTGGACGACACTCCGTGGGCCTTCGCCGACGTCTTCCCCACCTTCGCCGATCTTGCAGGAGTCGATATCAATGTCGTCCCCCGCCTCAAGGTGAACGGCGTATCCATCAGCCAACGACTAAAGGACGATCCAGAGGAAATGCCGGAGCGGCTCCTCTACTGGGAGTTTGGCAAGCAAGCGGGCGACCCCAATTCCGGCATCATCGGCGAAGTCTTTCAAGCAGCTCGCCGTGGCCCCTGGAAAGCTGTCCGCTACGGACTCGATTCACCTGTCGAGCTTTACAACATCATTGAAGATCCTAGCGAAAGCAAAGATCTCGCTCAGAAGCACCCCCAAATCCATCACGAATTCGTTGAGCTATTCGAGAAGTACAAGGACTAG
- a CDS encoding sulfatase, producing MCKISKIRSRRSWPSLRIVLLLAGLLTVSGVAKEKSKMNVLVFFMDDLRPELGCYGETYIQTPQMDRLASEGVLFERAYCQQAICGPSRISMLAGKYPDRLGIQDLWTPLRKSIPDAMSLPRYFKEAGYRTLSFGKVYHHQGDDKEYWTELPDRPGQKYADPEVLESIRMRSEEADKLGMSTREKFSYTAGPPTEIAEVEDEVYQDGAVAEQAIEALGRYKEEPFFMCVGFSKPHLPFAAPKTYWDLYEREQFEVPERTLPVDAPDIAFTNWGELRAYQGMPGDGFLSDEQTRELRHGYAASVSFADAQLGKVMAELDRIGLRENTIVVMWGDHGYKLGDHGQWCKHTNFELDTRVPFIVSAPGFAKGERSRALVEMIDIFPTLVDLTGGEVPSVLDGQSLGPVLRDPSASFRPFAISEYRRGKVIGYTLRNARWRYTEWINTETKRVLAKELYDHEETQLSRVNLVDRGEYAKLVSKLSTQLDSLGRLEVVPLRKRQ from the coding sequence ATGTGCAAAATTTCAAAAATACGCTCTCGTCGCTCTTGGCCTTCGCTCCGGATCGTTTTGCTGCTGGCTGGTCTGCTAACCGTTTCTGGTGTGGCAAAAGAGAAATCGAAAATGAACGTGCTGGTCTTTTTCATGGACGATCTCCGGCCGGAACTTGGTTGTTACGGCGAGACTTACATCCAGACGCCGCAGATGGACCGATTGGCCTCGGAAGGCGTGCTGTTCGAGCGTGCCTATTGTCAACAAGCGATATGCGGTCCCTCGCGCATCAGCATGTTGGCGGGAAAATATCCTGATCGACTAGGTATTCAAGATTTATGGACGCCTTTACGGAAGAGCATCCCCGATGCCATGAGCTTGCCTCGGTACTTCAAGGAAGCTGGGTACCGGACGCTCTCATTCGGCAAGGTTTACCATCATCAGGGAGACGACAAGGAATACTGGACAGAGCTGCCAGATCGTCCCGGTCAAAAGTATGCGGATCCCGAGGTGTTGGAATCGATCCGAATGCGTTCGGAAGAGGCGGATAAGCTTGGGATGTCGACCCGAGAAAAATTTTCATATACGGCCGGACCGCCCACGGAGATAGCTGAAGTTGAGGATGAAGTTTACCAGGATGGCGCCGTGGCGGAGCAGGCGATAGAAGCTTTGGGCCGATACAAGGAAGAGCCGTTTTTCATGTGCGTAGGCTTTTCTAAGCCGCACTTGCCGTTCGCCGCGCCGAAAACGTACTGGGATCTTTACGAGAGGGAGCAATTCGAGGTGCCAGAACGCACCCTTCCTGTAGACGCTCCCGACATAGCGTTTACAAACTGGGGCGAACTAAGAGCCTATCAAGGCATGCCTGGAGATGGGTTCTTGAGCGACGAGCAAACACGAGAACTTCGCCACGGTTATGCCGCCAGTGTGAGCTTCGCGGATGCTCAACTGGGAAAAGTCATGGCCGAGCTGGATCGGATTGGCCTGCGGGAAAATACCATAGTGGTCATGTGGGGAGATCATGGATACAAATTGGGAGACCATGGCCAGTGGTGCAAACACACCAATTTCGAGCTAGATACGCGGGTGCCGTTTATCGTTTCTGCCCCCGGGTTTGCCAAGGGTGAGCGATCTAGGGCCCTCGTTGAAATGATCGATATTTTTCCGACCTTAGTGGATCTGACAGGAGGAGAAGTCCCTTCTGTTCTGGACGGTCAAAGTTTAGGGCCAGTATTGCGTGATCCGAGCGCTTCGTTCCGTCCTTTTGCCATCAGCGAATACCGTCGTGGTAAAGTAATTGGCTATACCCTTCGAAACGCTCGTTGGCGCTACACGGAATGGATCAATACGGAAACGAAAAGAGTATTAGCTAAGGAGTTGTACGACCACGAGGAAACTCAGCTATCTCGTGTCAACCTTGTTGATCGAGGGGAATATGCAAAACTCGTGAGCAAACTCTCCACCCAACTCGACTCTCTAGGGCGACTCGAAGTCGTTCCTTTGCGAAAGAGGCAGTAG
- a CDS encoding tetratricopeptide repeat protein, producing MNLFSNRDALIVALAKTYHTNGYLEEAEDLYSLSNDNKASAELLYLLADVRQQKMDFEGYYAALLELEKTGVSYPPALLSLGVRAIRQRRFAEAHFYLERALALEPQSRPIRDAQSRLLQMTGKPELDLVERGNDSLREKVPDPWLDRAYLFSFDLGQLLVKADASAQRGDLELAVEILDRAVAFGEDDWKAHVMRVNVFAKLGRVKDAVSSYQAAIRAGAHEGAALGELSSALLEQGQAMRLLELAEAALERVPDSADLQRLRSLAFREMGNLPRAEASLKRAMQLMPESLEIARDLAALLWERGKRSEAASYFTRLSRQSPLDVQSRTYLAQYYIENGQLEQAESFVTEALEIDSSNARLAELAKGYFIQYSYLEASAGDWVEVERLLELAKGLGPLTLDELKLQARAFRGMGKLEKAIALLRELAANYGDKPEVLMTLAELLEEQGRIEEAVEHYQAAVLRSGQFSAYAALRNAARARLAALSMSNE from the coding sequence ATGAATTTGTTTTCAAACCGCGACGCGTTGATTGTCGCGTTGGCTAAAACCTATCACACCAACGGATATCTGGAGGAAGCGGAAGATTTGTATTCGCTATCCAATGACAATAAGGCAAGTGCTGAGTTGCTCTACTTGCTCGCTGACGTGCGTCAGCAGAAAATGGATTTCGAGGGATATTACGCCGCGCTTTTAGAGCTCGAGAAGACAGGTGTCTCTTATCCGCCTGCGCTTCTGTCTCTTGGCGTCAGGGCGATTCGGCAAAGACGTTTTGCAGAGGCACATTTCTATTTGGAGCGAGCGCTAGCGTTGGAGCCTCAGTCGCGTCCTATCCGTGACGCACAGAGTCGACTTCTCCAGATGACAGGAAAGCCAGAGCTGGACCTCGTGGAACGAGGGAATGATTCGTTGCGAGAGAAGGTTCCGGATCCGTGGCTAGATCGAGCTTACTTGTTCAGCTTCGACCTTGGCCAACTTTTGGTGAAAGCCGATGCCTCCGCGCAGAGGGGAGATTTAGAATTGGCAGTCGAGATTCTGGATCGAGCGGTGGCGTTTGGAGAAGACGATTGGAAAGCGCATGTCATGCGAGTCAATGTATTCGCGAAACTCGGCCGCGTAAAAGATGCGGTCTCTTCCTATCAGGCCGCTATTCGTGCCGGAGCCCATGAGGGAGCAGCTTTGGGGGAATTGAGTTCGGCGCTGTTGGAGCAAGGTCAGGCTATGCGACTTCTTGAGTTGGCTGAAGCGGCGCTCGAACGCGTTCCCGATTCTGCCGATTTGCAACGGCTTAGATCTCTAGCCTTTCGCGAAATGGGAAACTTGCCACGCGCCGAGGCCAGTCTGAAGCGGGCCATGCAGCTCATGCCAGAGTCGCTGGAAATCGCTCGCGATCTGGCTGCTTTGCTCTGGGAACGGGGCAAGCGTTCCGAGGCTGCCAGTTACTTTACTCGGTTGTCGCGACAATCGCCCCTAGACGTCCAGTCGAGAACGTATTTGGCGCAGTACTACATCGAGAACGGTCAGCTGGAGCAAGCCGAGTCCTTCGTGACCGAAGCTTTGGAGATCGATTCCAGCAATGCCCGGTTAGCGGAATTAGCAAAAGGCTACTTTATCCAGTATTCCTACTTGGAAGCATCCGCCGGCGATTGGGTTGAGGTGGAGCGCTTATTGGAACTGGCAAAGGGTCTTGGGCCATTAACCCTCGATGAGCTGAAGTTGCAGGCAAGGGCGTTTCGAGGGATGGGAAAATTGGAAAAGGCGATCGCTTTGTTGCGCGAGTTAGCAGCGAATTATGGCGATAAGCCAGAGGTCTTGATGACACTTGCGGAACTCCTGGAAGAGCAGGGGCGCATCGAGGAGGCGGTTGAGCATTATCAAGCCGCCGTACTGCGCAGCGGGCAATTTTCAGCCTACGCCGCTTTGAGAAATGCGGCTCGAGCTCGTTTGGCAGCATTGTCGATGTCGAACGAATAG
- a CDS encoding LacI family DNA-binding transcriptional regulator encodes MRSEEGATGAKASADATAKRVTVRDIADELGLHFTTVAEAMRDSSRVSQKTRQRVHETAERMGYHADPMLAAFSAYCGKNRRSAFQGTLSWLNAFPDPEFFESCRGFYRDCYLGAKRRAEELGFRLESFWIAEPGMSKRRSTEILLNRNVAGVIVGPLPMEWDGFELDWELFRSVRIGNSELRARLSTIKPDHFGNLKLVYERLLRLGFQRIGYACTQYMDDRSNNNWSGAYWTMQHRLSPGKMLQPFLDQDPTSCKKSFLEWYRKEKPQVIMCGGAWRYQRFLNEEGYEIPKDIQLANLAADSPDNRLAGIVQNGRLVGMTSVDYVNGAIQRFRVGLESHPKEVTLRGEWKDGFSLDPSLMKSENGSPRS; translated from the coding sequence ATGCGATCTGAAGAAGGAGCTACGGGAGCCAAAGCGTCAGCGGACGCGACCGCCAAGCGGGTGACGGTACGCGATATCGCAGATGAACTCGGCCTCCACTTCACCACGGTTGCGGAAGCGATGCGCGACTCCTCCCGGGTCAGTCAAAAGACGCGACAGAGGGTGCATGAAACCGCCGAAAGAATGGGCTACCACGCGGACCCGATGTTAGCAGCTTTTTCAGCCTATTGCGGAAAGAATCGCCGCAGCGCCTTCCAAGGGACCTTGTCTTGGCTGAACGCCTTTCCCGACCCCGAGTTTTTCGAGAGTTGCCGCGGGTTCTACCGCGACTGCTACCTCGGGGCCAAGCGACGCGCGGAAGAATTGGGCTTTCGGCTCGAATCCTTTTGGATCGCCGAGCCGGGCATGAGCAAGCGGCGAAGCACGGAGATCCTTTTGAATCGAAACGTTGCGGGTGTGATCGTGGGCCCGCTTCCGATGGAATGGGACGGATTCGAGCTCGATTGGGAACTGTTCCGTTCCGTGCGTATCGGCAACTCCGAACTGCGTGCGCGATTGAGCACCATCAAGCCCGACCACTTCGGTAACCTGAAGTTGGTTTACGAACGTCTGCTTCGCTTGGGCTTCCAACGTATCGGCTATGCTTGCACGCAATATATGGATGACAGGTCGAACAACAACTGGTCCGGTGCCTACTGGACCATGCAGCATCGCCTGAGTCCCGGAAAGATGCTGCAGCCCTTTCTCGATCAAGACCCCACATCCTGTAAAAAGTCATTCCTCGAGTGGTATCGAAAGGAGAAACCGCAGGTCATCATGTGCGGTGGCGCTTGGCGCTATCAACGTTTCCTTAACGAAGAAGGATACGAGATTCCCAAGGATATCCAGTTGGCGAACCTTGCGGCCGACTCGCCCGACAACCGCCTCGCCGGCATCGTGCAAAACGGAAGACTCGTCGGCATGACCAGCGTGGACTACGTGAACGGCGCGATTCAGCGTTTCCGCGTCGGACTGGAGTCGCATCCGAAGGAGGTCACGCTCAGGGGGGAATGGAAGGACGGCTTCTCCTTGGATCCGTCGCTGATGAAAAGCGAGAACGGCTCGCCCCGCTCGTAG
- a CDS encoding TonB-dependent receptor plug domain-containing protein translates to MNKRVFSTACTVSLGLLAANPTLAQDASSAEEEVYELSPFEVDASQDSGYRATTTIAGSRLNTQLKDVAASVSVLTNEFLDDIGATNVEEALAYVANAETGQTFEASSNASWVDGGQATQPSRNRVRGLTRADTTSDFFATSNPHIDSYNIQRIAVVRGPNSILFGLGSPSGIINYARKKATTNKDMGQLRVALDNFGTVRSEIDFNRVLAEDKLAIRFMGVLNDKRFQYDDAHDRDKRATVALTYKPNERTEISFNHEKIEIDANRPRYIPPEDHITHWAAAGSPTIAPGENPSGDINGVPAADYFDELAHIAARNGLFFTDMNQVGPDYAIRLENVRPDMSRFPTSSRVFMRRSSNPQDGLNFYTPNHVTDDRVFPFRDIDLGSLPGSYQLQETDYTQILLRHRFSQDFNVEVGFQKDETLRENNAVINPRTSMIAVDVNETLTDGSVNPNFMRPFVVGREQGRQDIDRNSAFRVQASYELDLDEKFDSGFLGRHRFAALYAKSEDENYGGSLENVVGSLNHEAFVGENALLQNPGRRIAAIYYVGEALAPGQQYPTFTGFPNNQDLFPNGVQTTLRYYDDEVDGWVDSSVPIESASTRINGSRDLTENEGWGVTMQSFWLDGKLVTTLGYRDDTIEGQAAAAPTTTNGDRDNDLSNWVFSGEPDKNQGDTVTKGAVFHATDWLSVHYNESENFVVSGPAVDILNRPVPGSSGVGEDYGFSLNLLEDKLNLKVNWYETVQKDSRDGGLAFVAVWRMRGFERGIYSRINNGSWEEELTPEQNTWVRWDGSTENHDRLPNVTDVHDFLAKGVEIEMTYNPTKNWRFRLAGSKGETIQTNSGLATLEYMALREPFWETFWDLPWSSSRTVRQQFNAAVGEALYPALANDGRTRLDLAKWNWNFVTNYKFTDGRFKGFSAGGSVRWSDKRSIGYPLTTDSEGNLITDLQNGYFGPETWNLGLHASYGRKIFNDKIDWKIQLNIQNLNGDNDLIPIRINPDGQQAAFRVNRERIYRLSNTFSF, encoded by the coding sequence GTTTTGACGAACGAATTCCTTGATGACATCGGAGCTACCAATGTGGAAGAGGCGCTTGCTTACGTCGCAAACGCAGAGACCGGACAAACCTTCGAAGCGAGTTCCAATGCCTCTTGGGTCGACGGAGGCCAAGCGACGCAGCCTTCGCGGAATCGTGTGCGCGGTCTTACGCGGGCGGATACGACTTCCGATTTCTTCGCTACTTCCAATCCCCATATCGATTCTTACAACATCCAGCGTATTGCCGTCGTGCGCGGTCCGAACTCGATCCTTTTCGGACTGGGAAGCCCGTCAGGAATTATCAACTACGCCCGCAAGAAAGCCACCACTAACAAGGATATGGGGCAGCTTCGCGTTGCCCTCGACAATTTCGGCACGGTACGCAGCGAGATCGACTTCAACCGCGTGTTGGCGGAGGACAAGCTGGCGATTCGCTTCATGGGCGTGCTGAACGACAAGCGCTTCCAGTACGACGACGCCCACGATCGCGACAAGCGGGCGACGGTCGCGCTCACCTACAAGCCGAACGAGAGGACCGAGATCAGCTTCAACCACGAGAAGATCGAAATCGATGCCAATCGCCCCCGCTACATTCCGCCTGAGGACCATATTACGCATTGGGCCGCAGCCGGTTCGCCAACCATCGCTCCGGGCGAAAATCCATCTGGCGATATCAATGGGGTACCCGCGGCAGACTATTTCGACGAGTTGGCCCATATCGCAGCCCGGAATGGGCTCTTCTTTACCGATATGAACCAAGTCGGTCCCGACTACGCGATCAGGCTTGAAAACGTGCGGCCAGACATGAGCCGTTTTCCCACGTCGTCTCGTGTGTTCATGCGACGCAGCTCCAACCCGCAAGACGGGCTCAACTTCTATACCCCGAACCATGTCACGGACGACCGCGTCTTTCCGTTCCGGGACATCGACCTCGGCTCGCTCCCGGGCAGCTACCAGCTCCAGGAGACGGACTATACCCAGATTCTGCTGAGGCACCGTTTCAGCCAAGACTTCAACGTTGAGGTCGGTTTCCAGAAGGATGAGACCCTGCGGGAGAACAACGCAGTGATCAACCCGCGTACCTCCATGATCGCGGTGGACGTCAACGAGACGCTGACGGATGGCAGCGTCAACCCGAACTTCATGCGTCCCTTCGTGGTTGGACGCGAACAAGGTCGCCAGGACATTGACCGCAACAGCGCGTTTCGCGTGCAAGCGTCCTACGAGTTGGACCTCGACGAGAAGTTTGACAGCGGTTTCCTCGGCCGGCACCGCTTTGCGGCGCTCTACGCCAAGAGCGAGGACGAGAACTACGGCGGATCCCTCGAAAACGTGGTCGGCTCGCTGAATCACGAAGCATTCGTGGGAGAGAACGCGCTGCTGCAAAATCCGGGTCGTCGTATAGCGGCGATCTACTACGTTGGAGAAGCTCTCGCTCCGGGACAGCAGTACCCAACCTTTACCGGCTTTCCCAACAACCAGGACCTGTTTCCGAACGGAGTGCAGACAACGCTGCGCTACTATGACGACGAAGTGGACGGTTGGGTCGACTCTTCGGTTCCCATCGAGTCAGCGAGCACTCGGATAAACGGTTCTCGCGATTTGACCGAGAATGAAGGGTGGGGCGTTACCATGCAGAGCTTCTGGCTCGATGGTAAGCTAGTTACCACCTTAGGATACCGCGACGACACCATCGAGGGACAGGCGGCCGCGGCCCCTACGACCACCAATGGCGATCGCGACAACGACTTGTCCAACTGGGTCTTCTCCGGCGAGCCGGACAAGAACCAAGGCGACACTGTGACCAAGGGAGCGGTTTTCCATGCTACCGATTGGCTTTCGGTCCACTACAACGAGTCGGAAAACTTCGTGGTTTCGGGGCCTGCCGTAGACATCTTGAACCGACCTGTACCGGGTTCGAGCGGAGTCGGCGAGGACTACGGCTTTTCGCTGAACCTCCTGGAGGATAAGTTGAACCTCAAAGTGAACTGGTACGAGACCGTGCAGAAGGATTCTCGCGATGGCGGACTTGCGTTCGTCGCGGTATGGAGAATGCGCGGATTCGAGCGAGGAATCTACAGCCGCATCAATAACGGATCCTGGGAGGAGGAGCTGACTCCTGAGCAGAACACCTGGGTACGTTGGGATGGCAGCACCGAAAACCACGACCGTTTGCCTAACGTGACGGATGTTCACGACTTCCTGGCCAAGGGCGTAGAGATCGAGATGACCTACAACCCGACCAAGAACTGGCGTTTTCGCCTCGCCGGCTCAAAAGGCGAGACCATCCAAACCAATAGCGGACTGGCTACGCTCGAGTACATGGCGCTGCGCGAGCCATTCTGGGAGACCTTCTGGGACCTGCCGTGGAGCAGTTCGCGTACGGTTCGCCAGCAATTCAACGCAGCGGTGGGCGAGGCCCTCTATCCGGCCCTCGCGAACGACGGTCGGACGCGGCTGGACCTTGCCAAGTGGAACTGGAACTTCGTGACGAACTACAAGTTTACGGACGGACGGTTCAAGGGTTTCTCCGCAGGCGGCTCCGTCCGCTGGTCGGACAAGCGTTCCATCGGTTACCCATTGACCACGGATTCCGAAGGCAACCTCATCACAGACCTGCAGAACGGTTACTTCGGCCCGGAGACTTGGAACCTCGGTTTGCACGCGTCCTACGGGCGCAAGATCTTCAACGACAAGATCGATTGGAAGATCCAGTTGAACATCCAGAACCTCAACGGTGACAACGACCTGATCCCGATTCGCATCAATCCGGACGGGCAGCAAGCGGCCTTCCGCGTCAATCGCGAGAGGATCTACCGGCTTTCTAACACCTTCAGCTTCTAG